In Gemmatimonadota bacterium, the sequence GCGTGAGGTGGCTGACGGTCGGGGTCGCGGTCGTCGCCCTTTCGGCCACGTGGTATCCCCTGCAGCGGATCGGCTCCGAGTTCATGCCGCCCCTCTACGAAGGCGACCTGCTCTACATGCCCACCACGGACCCGGGCATATCGGTCACCAAGGCGCGCCAGCTCCTGCAGCAGACCGACAGGATCATCGGTTCCTTCCCGGAAGTGGACCGGGTCTTCGGAAAAGTGGGAAGGGCGGACACGGCGACCGATCCCGCGCCGCTGTCCATGATCGAGACCACCATCATGCTCAGGCCCGAGGAGGACTGGCGGCCGGGCATGACCCGCGAGGGGCTCGTGGAAGCGCTCAACGACGCCATCCAGTTCCCGGGGCTGACCAACGCGTGGACCATGCCCATCCGAACCCGGATCGACATGCTGTCCACGGGGATCCGGACCCCGGTCGGCATCAAGATCATGGGGGACGACCTGGCCGTGCTGTCGGACCTGGCCCAGCAGGTCGCCGTCGAGCTGCAGGACCTGTCGGGGACGCTCAGCGCCTTCCCCGAGAAGACCCTGGGCGGCAACTACCTCGACTTCGAGATCGACCGCGTCGAGGCGGCCCGCTACGGGATGACCGTGGGCGACGTGCAGGACATCATCATGTCGGCGGTGGGCGGCGTGGACGTGACCTATACGGTGGAGGGACTGGCGCGCTACCCGGTAAACATCCGCTACGCCAGGGAGTTGCGTGACGAGGTCTCGGACCTGAGGCGCGTCCTGATCCCCACGTCCTCGGGGGCGCAGATTCCCATCAGCCAGGTGGCCGACATCCGGATCCGCAAGGGACCGTCGGGGATCAAGTCGGAGAACGCCCGGCCCACGGCCTGGGTGTATGTGGATCTCCAGGATACGGACATCGGCGCCTACGTCGAATCGGCCCGCCGGCTCATCGCGGAGCGGGTCTCGATGCCCGTGGGATACAGCATGGTGTGGAGCGGACAGTACGAGTACCTGGAACGGGCGCAGCGGCGCCTGCAGATCGTCGTTCCGGTCACCCTGGCCATCATCCTCCTGCTCCTCTACATGAACTTCCGCAACGTGGTGGACAGCCTGATCGTCATGCTGTCGCTGCCCTTCGCGCTGGTGGGCGGCGTGTGGCTGATGTACCTGCTGGACTACGATTTCAGCATCGCGGTGGGGGTCGGCTTTATCGCCCTGGCCGGCGTGGCGGCGGAGACGGGGGTCGTCATGCTGCTCTATCTCAAGCAGGCCTACCGGGACCGCGTCAGCCGCAACGCGCTCAACACCCGGCGGGATCTATACGAGGTGGTCATGCACGGGGCCGTGGAACGCGTGCGGCCCAAGATGATGACGGTGGCGGCCACCATCGCCGGCCTGATGCCTATCATGTGGGGCACGGGCACCGGTTCGGAGGTCATGCAGCGCATCGCCGCGCCCATGGTCGGCGGCATGGTGACATCCACGGTGCTGACCCTCGTGGTCATCCCGGTCATCTACTACATGGTCAGGTCGTGGGGGTTAAGGAAGGCTTAGGGAGGGTTTTGAGAAGAACCAGTGCTTACGCATTCAGCCAGGGGAATCAAAGGGAGGTAGATACTGACTACTACGCCTGGGATCCGACATCTGTCCGCGAGCGTACGTACTCTTGGAATTCCAGGTGTCGTAAATACACCTCTATGCACCGCCGGCCGGTGACACACAGATCCAGTTCGTTTAGCGCCCGTGCGGAGTCGATGTACCGAATAGCCTGACCTTCGCCCAGCACAAGGTCATCTATGGGGACGTCGATGGGGACGATATAGAGATTCCGTATGTCCGTGCCATCGAAGAAAGTTGCCAGTAGATCGTAGTCGGACAACCGATATCCAATCTCCTCCTCCACCTCCCGTACCAGGCCTTCTTCCGGGCTTTCGTTCTCCTCTACGTGACCCCCGATGAGGCTCCACTGGTTCGGGAAGATGATGCGGGGATCGTCGTCGCGCAGGTTGACGAGGATGTCGCCGGCGGGGTTGACCAGCATGGCGGAAGAAATAACGGACACGGTAGGTTTTCGTGAGCGGGCGTAATCCTGGAAATCCAGGTATCTCAGGTAAACCTCTATGAAACACCGGCTGGTGACACAGAGATCCAGTTCAGTGAGCGCTCTGGCGGGGTCGATGAACCGAATGGCCTGTCCTTCGCCCAGGATAAGGTAATCGATGGGTACATTAATTGGCGCCAGATACAAGTGCCACACATCCGCTCTGTCAAAGAATGTCGCCAGCAGACTGCGGTCGGTTACCTCGTAACCAATCTCCTCCTTCACCTCACGGATCAGGCCCTGTTCGGGGTCTTCCTTTTCTTGTGCGTACCCCCCTATGAGACTCCACTTGTTCGGGAAGATGATGCGGGGATCGTCGTCGCGGAGGTTGATGAGGATGTCGCCGTCTGAGTTGACCAGCATTGCGGAGGAGATGACGGACACGGCTGCATCCTTCTGAACAGAGCTAATCACCGTCGGGGCCGGCGGCTTTCTGCTGGAGCCGGTACAGGGCGTTCATGGCTTCGACCGGCGTCATGAGGTCCAGGTCGAGTTCCTTGATGTCCTCGACGACCGGATGGTCCGCCGGCAGGAACAGGCTGAGCTGGTATTCGGCGCCTTCCGCCTTCGGCCTTCCGTGGCGCACCGGGCTCGGTCCGCGGGGCGTGTCACCCGCACCATCCGGTCCTCCCGCCGCGCCCACTCCCTCCACGCCGTCCACGCCGTCCGCAGACAGATCCTCATCCTCCAGGTCGGCCAGGATGACCCGGGCCCGTTCGACCACGCTGCGCGGCAGACCGGCCATGCGCGCCACCTGGATCCCGTAGCTCCGGTCGCTCCCGCCGGGCATCACCTTTCGCAGGAACACGATCTGGTCTTCCTGTTCCCGGATGGCTACGTTGTAGTTGGCGATCCGGTCGAGGCTCGACGCCAGTTCGATCAGTTCGTGGTAGTGCGTGGCGAAGAGGGTCTTGGCCGCCCGTTCCGTCGTGTTGTGGAGGTATTCCGTGACCGCCCAGGCGATGCTCAGGCCGTCGAAGGTGCTCGTGCCCCGGCCGATCTCGTCGAGAAGGACGAGGCTTTGGGGTGTCGCGTTGTTGAGGATGTTCGCGGTCTCGTTCATCTCGACGAGGAAGGTACTCTCGCCCCGGGCCAGGTTGTCGGAGGCGCCCACGCGGGTGAAGATGCGGTCCACGATGCCGATCTTCGCGGAGCGCGCCGGGACGAAGGAACCGATCTGGGCCATGAGGACGATGAGGCCCACCTGGCGGAGATAGGTGCTCTTGCCGGCCATGTTCGGCCCTGTGATCAGGGCGATCTGTTTCGTCCGGTTGTCGAGCTGGGTATCGTTGGGCACGAAGGCCTCGCCCTGCAGCAGTTGCTCCACCACCGGGTGGCGGCCGTCGTCGATTTCCAGGACCGGGCCGTCCACGATCTCCGGGGCCACGTAGTCGTTCCGGACGGCCAGTTCCGCCAGCGCGGTCAGGAAGTCCAGCTGCGCGATCGCCCGGGCGTTGCCCTGGATCTCGCCCAGGCTCGCGGCCACTTCCTCCCGCAG encodes:
- a CDS encoding NUDIX domain-containing protein; protein product: MSVISSAMLVNSDGDILINLRDDDPRIIFPNKWSLIGGYAQEKEDPEQGLIREVKEEIGYEVTDRSLLATFFDRADVWHLYLAPINVPIDYLILGEGQAIRFIDPARALTELDLCVTSRCFIEVYLRYLDFQDYARSRKPTVSVISSAMLVNPAGDILVNLRDDDPRIIFPNQWSLIGGHVEENESPEEGLVREVEEEIGYRLSDYDLLATFFDGTDIRNLYIVPIDVPIDDLVLGEGQAIRYIDSARALNELDLCVTGRRCIEVYLRHLEFQEYVRSRTDVGSQA
- the mutS gene encoding DNA mismatch repair protein MutS, translated to ARALLDHRPLWRPPGGLIRGGYNEELDDLRVISSGGKRWIAELQQKERERTGIQSLKVDYNRVFGYYIEVTKPNLDRLEGEYIRKQTMRNAERFITPELKEYEEKILGAEEKIGELEYTLFLELREEVAASLGEIQGNARAIAQLDFLTALAELAVRNDYVAPEIVDGPVLEIDDGRHPVVEQLLQGEAFVPNDTQLDNRTKQIALITGPNMAGKSTYLRQVGLIVLMAQIGSFVPARSAKIGIVDRIFTRVGASDNLARGESTFLVEMNETANILNNATPQSLVLLDEIGRGTSTFDGLSIAWAVTEYLHNTTERAAKTLFATHYHELIELASSLDRIANYNVAIREQEDQIVFLRKVMPGGSDRSYGIQVARMAGLPRSVVERARVILADLEDEDLSADGVDGVEGVGAAGGPDGAGDTPRGPSPVRHGRPKAEGAEYQLSLFLPADHPVVEDIKELDLDLMTPVEAMNALYRLQQKAAGPDGD